CCCAGGTTTTGGCGAGTTCGGCCAAGGCGGTGTGTTGTTCGGCGCGGAGGGCGGCGGCGGGATCAGGGCTGACGGGGACGGAGCGGGGTAACAAGACGAGCGCGAGCAGGGCGGCGAGGATGGCGGAGCCGGTGGCAAAACCGGTGCGACGCGGCCAGCGGACGGGCCAGGCGATGTTCCAATCGGCGGAGGACGTGTGGGCGACCGCCTGACGGAGAATGGCGGCGCGCCAGGCGGGGGAGGTGCGATCGGCGAGCTCACGCGCGGCCAGAGCTTCATCGGCGAGACCGAACTGGCGGTCGATGCGGGCGTGGATGACGGCGGGTGAGAGCGGACGAAGGTGACCGACGAGCCAACCGGCGGCCGGTGCGGCGACGGCGGCGGTGATCAGAGAAAGAGAGAAATCGGAGTTGAGCCCGGTCGCAGCGGAGCCGGCCGCGAGGGCGGCGAGCGGGACGGCGCAGAAAGCTCCCGAGACTAGGCCGGAGCGGGCGCGGGCCAGACGGATACGGGATTCGGCGCGGGCGATCAGGGACGTCCACGCCTGTTCAAGGGCGGCGGAATCGGGGTGATCGGGGGGCGACATGGGGTAATCGGACCCGGTTGATCTATGCGAGGTTGCGTAGGACCGTCGGGCGAAAAGAGATCGAACGCAAAAAAGGTGCAGATCAATCCTTACCGTGTCAGGGCATGTAAAATTAATGTCATGCCTTGGCGTAAGGCAGGACGCTTATCCCCAAAGCAAGGGGGCTTCGGTGATGGAACCAAGGCCGCCCGAGCGATGAATCAGACGAGGCAGGATTTAAAGCCTTCGTTGAGGGCTTCGCGGTCGAGGTTTTTGCCGATGAAGACGAGGGTGTTGGTGCGCGGGGCGCCGGCCCAGGGCTTGTCCATCTTGGCGTCGAAGAGCATGTGCACGCCTTGGAAAACGAGGCGGTTGGGCGAACCCTTCACGGAGAGGACGCCTTTGCAGCGGTAGATGTCGTTACCCTTCACTTTGAGGAGTTCGCTGATCCACGCATTGAGGCGTTTGCCGTCGAGGTCGCCGGTCGTGGTGATACCGACGCTGGTCACATCGTCGTCGTGGCTGTGGGTGTGGTCGTAGTCTTGCTGCCAGCCGGGCTTTACGGTTTCGCCCATGACTTCGATGTGGAGCGGATGGTGTCCGCAGGCTTCGAAGACCATGAACAAACCGGGCTCGGCGATGGTGAGGCCGAAGTGCGCGTGGGATTTCTCGCCGATCTGGAGGCGCTGGAGGGTGCCGCCGGGGACGATGGCGTTGCCAGGTTTCACCTGGTTTTCCCAGTCGGAGAATACGAGCACGGCGGCATCGCGGGCGGCGACGAGGTCGGCTTCGGCGAAGGACTTCACGGGCATGACGACGATGTCGAGAGTGCCGTCGGGGCCGTGGTGGTGATGATGGCCGTCGGCGCCGTGGTCGTGGTCACCGTGATCGTGGCCTTCGTGGGAGTGGTCGTGGCCGCAGCAGTCGTCGTCGCTGTGGCCGATGATCAGTTGGTGGTTGCCCTTGGGGATCGCGTAAACGCCGGCCCATTCGAACGGGTAGGACGGCTCCATGAACTTGGGATCAAGCTCGGTGGCGCGGGAGAGTTGGAAGCCGCCGACGTTGAGGACGGAGGAAAGTGGGATGTCGGCGTTTTGGGCGCGGTGGATTTTGGCGGCGCCGTTCATCTTGTGGATGCGGGCTTCGAGCGCATCGAGATCGGCGGGGGAGACGAGGTCGGTTTTGTTGAGGATGATGACGTCGGCGAAACCGATCTGCTTCTTCACCTCGGGAGAATCGTCGATGTGTTGGAGGACGTGTTTCGCGTCAACGAGGGTGATGATGCTGTCGAGGCGGAAGGCCGCCTTCATCTCGTCGTCGGTGAAAAACGTCTGCGCAACGGGGCCGGGGTCGGCGAGGCCGGTGGTCTCGATGATGATGCCGTCGAGACGGTCTTTACGCTTCATCAGTCGGCCGAGGATGCGGATCAAATCGCCACGCACGCTGCAGCAGATACAGCCGTTGTTCATCTCGAAAATCTCTTCGTCGCTCTGGATGACGAGCTGGTTGTCCACGCCGACCTCGCCGAATTCGTTTTCGATGACGGCGAGTTTTTTTCCGTGCTGCTCCGTGAGAATACGGTTGAGGAGCGTGGTCTTGCCGGCGCCGAGAAAGCCGGTGAGGACGGTGACGGGAATGGGGGCGGGAGCAGCGGACGCGGAAGTGGTCGGGGACATGATTAAAGGAGAAGTGATGACTTAACCCAACAGACGATTGAAGCGCAAACTGGGACGCGATTTGCGCGGCGCCGTGTTCAATGGCTGTGGCCGTGGGTGTCGTGGATGCCGTAGGCCCAGAGCGTATCGCGCCAGAGCACGCGGTCGCCCTGACGGAGGATGAGTTTCACCTTGGAGTGAGCGTAGGGATCGACGCGGAGTTTGCCCGGACCGAAGCGGCTGGCGGCGGCATCCCAGGCAAGCGTTTCGTTGCCGAAGTCGCCGGAGATTTCGAGGGTGGTGTCGGCGGCGGGCGCGGGGGAAATGGTGGCCGAAATAGCGGGGGCGACCCAGCCGAGCTCGATGGTGGCGGGAGCACCGGCGATCTTGATGTCGTAGAGCGCGCCTTGGGTGACGCCGCGACGGGCGTCGTGAGCTTCTTCGTCGAGGTTATGCTGGTAAACCGGGATGAACAGGATGCCACCGACGACCAACGCGACGAGAGTGATGGCGAGAAGCGCCTTGATCGACCAGCGACGGGTGGGGGCTACAAGAGTGGGTTCGTCGGAGTAGGACATGGGCAATGAATGACCCATGACGAATGTCCGCAGATCGTTGAAGAGCAAACTACGCTGTTACCATTCGGGGTAGTTGGGATTCCAGTAGCCGTTGTGGTCGGCGGGGCCGAACCAGCCGATGGCGAGGGCGCGACTGTCACCGCCGTAGTAGTTGGCGGTCTCGGCGGTGGAGTTGGGCAACTCGGCGGTCACGTGGCCGTCGCACCAGGCGATGTGGGCTTTGCCGTCGTGGCGGAAGTGGGTGCTGGGCTGGAGCGCGCCGTTGGGCTGGCCCGAAGGCGCGAGCGATTCGTAAGGCTCGGTGAAGGCGTATTCCTGCGGTCCGGTCGCGACGGCGAAAGCGGTGCTGGCAAACATCACGGTGCGTGCGGGACGCGGGAGGCGGTTGACGTAGGTCGGTTTGGTCCAGTCCTGCGGAGTGCCGCCTATGTAGGCGGAGTTGTAACCGTAGCCGCCGGTGCCGAGTTCGAAGGAGGTCGTTGATTTTTGCAGCAGATCGAAACGCGGGCAGTTTTTGACGCGGCCGCTTTCGCCGAGGTAGGGCGCGAGATAACCTTTTGAAGGATCGAACGGTTTGCTGCTGCTCTCGCGTTCGCCGTGCCAGCGTTTGCGGTTGTTGACCGAAGTGGCGGGCACGAATTGTCCACCGTGGTCGGAAGCGTAACCGAGGTTGGCCTGCGCGAGCTGGCGAAGATTACTGAGACCGGTGATGCTTTGCGCGGATCCGCGAAGGCGACTGGTCAAGGGGATGATTATCACGGCGAGTATGCCGATGATGACCACCACCATGAGCAGCTCGATGAGCGTGAAGCCTTGGCGGGAGTTTTTCACGAACGGCGGCGGCGCGTCCCGATGAAGCACACGGATGCGAAACCGGCGAGCAGCGCGAGAGACGCCGGTTCAGGAATGGCCTCGTAGCGAACACCGATCGCGTCGAGGTCGAAGCCGCCGGTGTTGAACGGCGTGGAGTAGGGATCGTTGATGATGTTGCCCAAGGAATCGTAACTCGCGTGGGCGGGATCGATGGTGCCGACGACATCCACGATGCGCACGTGAGTGATCGCGTTGATGTCGAGGAGTGAGCCGATGATGGAAAGCTCGGAGAGATCGAAACCGGTTCCCCAGCCGGTGCGGTATTTGCCGGCGAGGTTGTGAAGGTTGGTGGTGTCCACCGAGCCGAAGCCGCCGATTTGCGTGGTGACGGGTGTGAGCGAGACCGATTCGAAACGGAAAAAATCAATGCCGTTGGAACTGACCTCGACGAAGGCGAGTTCGAGGAAGGTATTGCTGAAACCGTTTTCGAAAACGGCGAAATCCCAGCCCGCGCCGTTGGTGATGGGTTTGTCGAAAGTGAGGGTGATCCAGCCGCCGTCGCCAAGGCTGACGACTTCATACACGTCGTCTTCGCCATCGCCGCCGGGCGAACCGAGCGCGGAGTTTCCGGTGCCGAAAGACGCGTTGCCGAGACCGGGGTTGGCGATGTTAACGGGACCGCGCACGAGCTCGGATACGCCGGTCGCCCAAGCGGTGAACGCGGAGTCGTTCATGTGAATGGCCTCGGAGCCTTCGGTGCCGGCCGGACCCGAGTAAGGGCCACCGTGCGCGAGTGGAGCGAGGGCGAGAAACGAAATGATTACGGCGAGTTTCATGAGCGGCGGCGGCGGGTGAGTGCGAGGACGAGAGTGAACGCGCCGACGAGAGCGGCGTAGGCGGAGGGCTCGGGCACAGCGGTCACTCCGCCGAGCGCGAAGTAGCTGGGGGTGTTCATGCCGTAGTCGCCGCTATCGCTGGAGGTTAGTGTGAATTCCAGGGTGTGCACGCCGGTGCCGAGTCCGGTGAGATCAACGTCCGTCCAGTCGGTGATGATGTAGTCGAGTTCGTTGTCAGCGAAGCGGAAGTCGGCGAGGTAAAATTCGACCGAGCCGAGGGTGGCGTTGAACGCATCCTTGCCAGTGATGGTGAGCAGGAACCAGTCGGCATCGTTGCCGGAGACGCCGCCGAATTTTTTGGCGAAGCTGTCGCCGTTGAGCATCGAGTCGTAGGCGTAGGTGGTATTGGTGAGCGTGAGCGACAGCGGGGTGTCGATACCGGCGGGAAGTGTGATCGTAGTGGGCCCGTCGTAGCTGGAGACGTAGGCGATGCCGTAGGGAGTGCCGGTGGTTAGAGCTCCGGGGAACGCACTGTATTGGTTGGCCATGCCCGCGGTGACGGAATCGGCGGTGGTCGAGTAAGCCCAGCCGGACCAGGAGCCCCAGTCGCTGTTGTAGTAGTTGACGAACTGCGCGCCGCCGCTCGTGAAGCCACCGGCCGAATCGGAGCCGTAGTAATATACGCCGTTGCCGGGGCCCTCGTAGGACTGGGCGGGACCGGATTCGGTCGAGGTGTTCACATCGAAAAAGTCGATGGTGAGCGCCGAAAGCGAAGTGGCGGCAGCTAGGAATACAGAACTGAAAAGCAGACGGATGACGTTCATGAGCGGGCGTTGATGAACGCGCAGAGCAGGGTTGTGCAAATACAAAATGGCAGTGCGATGCCAAATTAAGTATTGTTGCAGAGCGTGTGAAGCGGAGATTGAGGCAGGTTGACGTGACTGCCGGACACGGGTTTATCGGTGGATATGCCCACCCCAGCCAAACGGATTCATGCCACGCGACAGCGGGTCGCGATCAACGCGGCGCTGGACGGTGCGAAAGGTCCGCTGACTGCGGAGGAAGTGTGGGTGCTCGCGAAGAAAGCGAAGCCGGGGCTGGGTTTGCGCACGGTGTTTCGGAATTTGCAGGAACAGGTGGACGAGCAGGCGTTGCTGCGCGTGGTGTTTCCAGGACAGCCGCCGCGCTACGAAAAACCTTCGCCGCGGCACCATCCGCATTTCGTGTGTTTGAAATGCACGGGGGTCTTCGATCTGCCGGGCGAGACGCCGGATGTGCGTGCGCAATGCGAACTGCCAGCCGGGTTCGAGGCGGTGGGCAGCGAGGTGACGCTGTTTGGTTATTGCGCGGACTGCCGGTCTGAGAAGACCGCACCGCGTGCGGCTCGCGCGAAGCAGGCATAAAAAAAGCGCGCCCGTTGAAGGGCGCGCTTGATAGGGCGGACGGTGAGGCCGACCGTTTCTGAAATCAGCGAACGGTGCGGAGCTGCACGCTGTCGACGAGGCGGTCCTCGGTGAGGATGTCGGTGGCGACGATCAGCTTGTCACCGACCTGCACGCGGCCCTCGCGAACGAGGAGGGCGATGGCGTTTTCGATGGTCGCGTTGGGATCGCTTTCGAGCTCGAGGATGAACGGCTCGACGCTGCGCATGATGCGAAGCTGGCGAAGCGTCTCGATGGTGTTGGTCATCGCGTAGATCGTGGCGTGCGCGGGGCGGAGAGCGGCGAGACCGCCGGCCATGTTACCGTGGCGGGTGAAGGTCAGGATGGCCGAGCCGGGGAACTGGTGCGCGAGCAACACGGCGGATTTGAGGAGCTTGATCTTATCGCCGGAGACATGCTCGGGCTCGGCGAACGGGAACGGGCCTTCGAGCTCGATGCGGCGGGCGATCTTGTCGAGGGTCTGCACGCATTCCATCGGGTATTTGCCGACGGTGGTCTCGCCGGAGAGCATGACGCAGTCGGCTTTTTCGTAAACGGCGTTGGCGACGTCGGTGATCTCGGCGCGGGTGGGGACCGGCGAACTGATCATCGATTCGAGCGTGTGCGTCGCGATGATCACGGGCTTGCCGTGATGGAAGCAGGCCTTGACGGCGCGGCGCTGGATGACGGGGAGATCCTCGAGCGGGCACTCGATGCCGAGGTCACCGCGGGCGACCATCAGGGAGTCGGTGGCCTTGATGATTTCATCGAGGTTGGCGATGGCGGTCTGATCCTCGATCTTGGCGATGATCTTCGCCTTGGAGCCGTTGTTGGCGATGAACTCGCGGAGCTGGACGATGTCCTTGGCTTCGCGGACGAAGGACAAGGCGACGAAGTCGATGCCTTCCTCGATGCCCATGAGGGTGTCGAGACGGTCCTTCTCGGTGAAGGAGGGAAGGTTCACCTTCACGCCGGGGAGATTGATGTGGCGGCGGGAGCTGAGGGCGCCGGGGGTGAGGACTTTGCAGCGGATGTGATTGTGATCCTTGGCGAGGACCTCGAAGCGCATGAGACCGCTGTCGACCAGAACGATGTCACCGACGTGGATGTCGTTGACGATGTCCTGATAGTTGACGTTCACGGAGCGGATTTCTTCGCCCTCGCGGTCGCTGGGTTTGACGGTGAAGTCGAAGGTCTCGCCGACCTTGAGCTCGATGGGGGCCTCGACGTCGCCGGTGCGGATTTCAGGACCTTTGATGTCCATCATGATGGCGATCTCGCGGCCGATCTTCTTGGAAACGGCGCGGATGCGGCGGATCACGGCGCGGGTCCATTCGTGGTTGCCGTGGGCCATGTTGAGGCGGGCGATGTCGGCGCCTCCCAAGATGAGCTTCTCCAGCATTTCCTCGCTTTGAGTGGCAGGGCCGAGCGTGAAGATGATCTTGGTGCGACGAAGGGACGTGGACGTATGCATAAACAGAGGATTCAGGCCGTTCGGCTCACCGATGGTCAATCTTTCTAAGCAGGCCGTGCGCTTAAAGAGCTGCCCTAAATTGTATTAAATGCGAATTACAGCTCGCAGACGGCCGTTCCCCCCCCCGAGGCGACGATGTTGAACTGGCAGGTCAGCCGTGCACGCAGGTCTATAAGCGCCTTGTCGATGGCCTCGTGGCTGTTGCAATCGCGTGACAAGTGCGTGAGGAAAATCTGGCTCCAGCGCGGGCTCGCGACGGCACCGAGCAAGTCGCACATGGCTTGGTTGGACAGATGACCGTGGCGGCCGGAGATGCGCTGCTTGGTCGGCCAGGGGCGTTTCACATCGGCTTCGAGCAGGCGCGGGCAGTGGTTGCTTTCGACGACAACCACATCGACGTCGCGGATGCGTTCATGGATGTGTTGCGGTGCGTGACCGAGGTCCGTCAGCCACGCGATCCGGCGGCGCGGGGTGAACAGATCCGCCTCGTGCCCGTGCGAAAAGGTAAAGCCCACCGGTTCCTGCGCGTCGTGCGGCACATGAAAACTCTCGATCTCCAAGTCGCGAAAATGGAAACGCGAACCGGTTTCGAAGATCTGCCATTCCACCTTGTGATCGACCTTGGCCTGCACGGCGCGGGCGGTGGCGGCGTTGGCGAAGACCTTGATATGCGGAAACTTTTTCAATCCCTCGATACCGGCGCAATGATCGCCATGTTCATGCGTGATAAACACCGCGTCGATCTGCTCCAGCGCCTCGCCCGCGTCGTGGAGGAGCTGGCGAAGTTTGCGTTGGGTGAAGCCGGCGTCGATCAGCACGCGCGCCTGATCGGTGCGCAGCACGGCGCAATTGCCCGCACTGCCACTGCCCAGGATTCTGAAACGCATCGCCATGTAGTCACCGATGAAGGCTGCGCGGGGCGGACGCGCAAGGGGGTTTTTGCATCCGGCGCGTGCAGACTGCGTATCTGCCTGCGCGTGAATTGACCGCGAAGCGTTTTTGCGTATGTCCTGTTTGCTCCACATGCCGAAGAAAGCCGCCAAATCCAAACCTGCCGCTCCTGTCCTGCGCCCGATGAAAGGCGTGGTCACGATCACTCGCCAGGTGCATTTCAACTCGGCGCACCGTCTCTGGAATCCTACCAAGAGCCAGGCGTGGAACGAGAAACAGTTTGGTCTTTGCACGAATCCGCACTGGCACGGTCACAACTATGTGCTGGAGGTTTCCCTGCGCGGGCAGCCCGATCCCGACACCGGTTGCATCATGGATCTCGGCGATCTCAAAGATCTCTTGAACACGCACGTCGTGGACAAGTGCGATCATCGCAACCTTAACGACCAGGTCGATTTCCTGCGCGGTATCATTCCCTCGACCGAAAATCTGGTCATCGCCTTCTGGAATGAACTCCAGCCGCACATTCCCGCCGGCCGCCTGTATTGCGTGAAGCTTTACGAAACCCCGCGCAACTTTGCCGAATACCACGGTCCGGATGTTTCTTAATCACTAAGCGGGCGCGTCCACCCCGCGCTTTTTTCAACTTTCAGCGTTTGCGAGCGGTTATCGTCACCCGCCGGACGCAGCAAAAAACAAAAACGAATATGCCGTCTTCCAAGAAAAAGCCCATGTATCTGCATCGCACCGCCGACGGTGCGGCCCCGCGCATCCAGCGCGGTTATGATACGAAGTTCAAAGTCACGCCCGCGTATCGCGCGTCGCTGCCCGACATGATGGAGACGGCCGAGGCGATCCCCGGCGCGCATGTGCCGATCCAGCAGGTCGGCATCTCAAATTTTAAACTGCCGCTCAAATACCGGACGAAGGACGGCAAGACGCTCACCCTCGAGACAAGCGTCACGGGAACGGTTTCGCTGCAAGCCGAGTTGAAGGGCATCAACATGAGCCGGATCATGCGCTCCTTCTACGATCACAAGGACGAGGTCACCACCGGCGAGTGGATGGGCAAGATTCTCAAAAGCTACTTGCGCAAGGTCGAGAGCAAGGCCGCGCGCTTGAAGATTCGTTTCTCGTATCCGATGACGCAGACCAGCCTGCGCAGCGGCTTGGACGGCTTTCAGTTTTACGACGTCGCTTTCGAAGGCGTGATGACGGCCGACGGACGTTACCGCCGGTTCATCCAGTTTGATTTTGTGTATTCGTCGGCCTGCCCGTGCTCGGCAGAGTTGTCGGAACATGCGCGAGATCAGCGCGGTGCCTACACCGTGCCGCATTCGCAGCGTAGCAAGGCGCGGCTGCTCATCGAGGAAGTCGAAGGCAAAAAAATCTGGATCGAGGACATCCATGCGCTGTGCGTGCGCGCGCTGCGGACCGAGACGCAGGTGATGGTGAAACGTGAAGACGAGCAGGCGTTCGCCGAGCTCAACGGCGCGCACCTCAAGTTTGTCGAGGATGCCGCGCGCCTGCTCTACGCGGAACTCGCCAAGGACAAACGCATCGCGGACTTCCAGATCGCCTGCTCGCATCAGGAGTCGCTGCACTCGCATGACGCGGTGAGCGTCATCTGCAAAGGCGTGCCCGGCGGACTGGCGGCGGACTTCACCGAGTTTGGTCTGCTGCGTTGCTGATTCCGCACTTTATGAAATCTCCCGTCATTCTCATCACCGGCGCGTCGCAGGGCATCGGGGCAGCCATCGCCAAAGTGTTTGCCAAGGAGATGGGCAAAGGGGCGCGGCTCGCGCTCGTGGCTCGCAACGCCCGCAACCTGTCGACCGTGGCGCGCGCCTGTGCGAAAGCCGGGGCAACCGTCGAAGTGTTTGCCTGCGATGTGACCGACGAAGAGGCGGTGTCGGCGATGGCGGCGGCAGTGGTGAAACGTTTTGGCGTGGTCGATGTGCTCATCAATAATGCGGGTGTTTTTGAAGCGGCTGCATTTACGAAGACCAAGGTGGCGACGTTTGACCGCATCCTGGCGGCGAACCTGCGTAGTGCGTTTTTGGTTACGCAGGTGTTCGTGCCGGCGATGATCGCCAAGAAACACGGCGACGTGTTTTTCATGAGTTCGATCGCCGGTCTCGAAGCGTATCCGAACAGCGCGGCGTATTGCGCGGCAAAATTCGGGGTTACCGGGCTGGCGAAAGTGTTGCGTGCCGAGACGCGCGAGCATGGCGTGCGCGTGTGTTGCGTGCATCCCGGTGCGACATGGTCACCGTCGTGGTCGTCGAGCGGCGTGCCCGAGGATCGCATCATGCCGGCCGAGGATGTGGCGCGGGCGTTTTTCGATATTTACCGGCTCAGCCGTAATACGGTGATCGAGGAAATCGTGCTGCGTCCGCAATTGGGGGACCTGTAATTTGGCGTCGCCGCAGGACTGCACGCTGCAAGGCGGGTGCAGGGTGGGTATTGCGATTTGCAAGAGGACTTTCCTCGGAACAAACCGAGCGCGGAAGTAAGGTGTTTGAAATGGGAGTGTTATATTTTGGCACCTAGGCTGGCACGCATCCGGCGATAGTGAGTGCATGAACACGTCGAACGCATTTGCATTCATCATCACTGGGCTACTGGCGGAGGCCCTGCATTTTCTTCCTGAGGTCACCGGTGTGCGCGAAATGTGGCTCATGCTTATGGGCGTAGTGCTCATGCTCACCGGCGGTGTGTATCTGGCCCAAGCGTCCTGCGTGTGGCTGATTCCCCGTATGGTCACGCCAATGCTGGCCTTGTTGCCGAGCCGGACCTCCACCGGAACGCGCAGTGTGCCCGAGGGCGATCAAGCCACGGTGTAACCTGGCCGGTCTTTTAATGAGGCGAAAAAGCCCCGCAGCCTTTGGTGCTGCGGGGCTTTTTGTAATTACGAGGGTTTAAATTCGTGCGTGATCGGTCTTGTTGAGTTGTTCGGCCAGCGAATGAGCGGAGCGTAGGGTGGGCGCACGCCGCTTCATGACGCGTTGAAAAAACAGATTGTTCGGGATCTGCATGACGCCGGAGTCCTCGGTTTGAAGCGTGGTGAAGATGAAGTTCAAATTGACCACGCGGCCGCGGACTTCCTCGCCGACAAATTCCACCTCGTCGCCGATATCAAACGGGCGCGTGATCAAAATCACCAGCGTGCACAACCAGTTGGACAGGACGCTCCACACGGCGATGAAACCGATGGCAACCATGGCGAGCACGGTGGTAAGCATCGTCCAGAGTCCGCCCAAATTGAATCCGAATACACCGAGCAGCAGCACGAGCGTGGCGCCGGTGATGATCCAGTCGCCGATCTTGAGGAACGGGGCGACATCGCGGTGTTCGAGGCGGGTGCGGTCGGCGAGGAGCTTGAGTCCGCGGTTGAGGACGAAATGCAGGATGAATGCGCCGATGATGATGGCGATTGCGGCGGGCAGGCTGGTGATGACGCGGGCGAGGGCGAGTTGGAGTTGCGGGAGGATGTTATCCATTAATCAGTGTTTCAGGTGGGTTGATGACGAAGGGTAGGCCGGAGTCGCGCCGCGCTGGGACGCGACCCATTCACCCGTGCGGCAGGCGCGGGCGAG
This window of the Rariglobus hedericola genome carries:
- a CDS encoding CobW family GTP-binding protein; the protein is MSPTTSASAAPAPIPVTVLTGFLGAGKTTLLNRILTEQHGKKLAVIENEFGEVGVDNQLVIQSDEEIFEMNNGCICCSVRGDLIRILGRLMKRKDRLDGIIIETTGLADPGPVAQTFFTDDEMKAAFRLDSIITLVDAKHVLQHIDDSPEVKKQIGFADVIILNKTDLVSPADLDALEARIHKMNGAAKIHRAQNADIPLSSVLNVGGFQLSRATELDPKFMEPSYPFEWAGVYAIPKGNHQLIIGHSDDDCCGHDHSHEGHDHGDHDHGADGHHHHHGPDGTLDIVVMPVKSFAEADLVAARDAAVLVFSDWENQVKPGNAIVPGGTLQRLQIGEKSHAHFGLTIAEPGLFMVFEACGHHPLHIEVMGETVKPGWQQDYDHTHSHDDDVTSVGITTTGDLDGKRLNAWISELLKVKGNDIYRCKGVLSVKGSPNRLVFQGVHMLFDAKMDKPWAGAPRTNTLVFIGKNLDREALNEGFKSCLV
- a CDS encoding prepilin-type N-terminal cleavage/methylation domain-containing protein, with translation MKNSRQGFTLIELLMVVVIIGILAVIIIPLTSRLRGSAQSITGLSNLRQLAQANLGYASDHGGQFVPATSVNNRKRWHGERESSSKPFDPSKGYLAPYLGESGRVKNCPRFDLLQKSTTSFELGTGGYGYNSAYIGGTPQDWTKPTYVNRLPRPARTVMFASTAFAVATGPQEYAFTEPYESLAPSGQPNGALQPSTHFRHDGKAHIAWCDGHVTAELPNSTAETANYYGGDSRALAIGWFGPADHNGYWNPNYPEW
- a CDS encoding DUF4465 domain-containing protein, encoding MNVIRLLFSSVFLAAATSLSALTIDFFDVNTSTESGPAQSYEGPGNGVYYYGSDSAGGFTSGGAQFVNYYNSDWGSWSGWAYSTTADSVTAGMANQYSAFPGALTTGTPYGIAYVSSYDGPTTITLPAGIDTPLSLTLTNTTYAYDSMLNGDSFAKKFGGVSGNDADWFLLTITGKDAFNATLGSVEFYLADFRFADNELDYIITDWTDVDLTGLGTGVHTLEFTLTSSDSGDYGMNTPSYFALGGVTAVPEPSAYAALVGAFTLVLALTRRRRS
- a CDS encoding Fur family transcriptional regulator, with the protein product MPTPAKRIHATRQRVAINAALDGAKGPLTAEEVWVLAKKAKPGLGLRTVFRNLQEQVDEQALLRVVFPGQPPRYEKPSPRHHPHFVCLKCTGVFDLPGETPDVRAQCELPAGFEAVGSEVTLFGYCADCRSEKTAPRAARAKQA
- the pyk gene encoding pyruvate kinase, with the protein product MHTSTSLRRTKIIFTLGPATQSEEMLEKLILGGADIARLNMAHGNHEWTRAVIRRIRAVSKKIGREIAIMMDIKGPEIRTGDVEAPIELKVGETFDFTVKPSDREGEEIRSVNVNYQDIVNDIHVGDIVLVDSGLMRFEVLAKDHNHIRCKVLTPGALSSRRHINLPGVKVNLPSFTEKDRLDTLMGIEEGIDFVALSFVREAKDIVQLREFIANNGSKAKIIAKIEDQTAIANLDEIIKATDSLMVARGDLGIECPLEDLPVIQRRAVKACFHHGKPVIIATHTLESMISSPVPTRAEITDVANAVYEKADCVMLSGETTVGKYPMECVQTLDKIARRIELEGPFPFAEPEHVSGDKIKLLKSAVLLAHQFPGSAILTFTRHGNMAGGLAALRPAHATIYAMTNTIETLRQLRIMRSVEPFILELESDPNATIENAIALLVREGRVQVGDKLIVATDILTEDRLVDSVQLRTVR
- a CDS encoding MBL fold metallo-hydrolase, with protein sequence MRFRILGSGSAGNCAVLRTDQARVLIDAGFTQRKLRQLLHDAGEALEQIDAVFITHEHGDHCAGIEGLKKFPHIKVFANAATARAVQAKVDHKVEWQIFETGSRFHFRDLEIESFHVPHDAQEPVGFTFSHGHEADLFTPRRRIAWLTDLGHAPQHIHERIRDVDVVVVESNHCPRLLEADVKRPWPTKQRISGRHGHLSNQAMCDLLGAVASPRWSQIFLTHLSRDCNSHEAIDKALIDLRARLTCQFNIVASGGGTAVCEL
- a CDS encoding 6-pyruvoyl trahydropterin synthase family protein yields the protein MKGVVTITRQVHFNSAHRLWNPTKSQAWNEKQFGLCTNPHWHGHNYVLEVSLRGQPDPDTGCIMDLGDLKDLLNTHVVDKCDHRNLNDQVDFLRGIIPSTENLVIAFWNELQPHIPAGRLYCVKLYETPRNFAEYHGPDVS
- the folE2 gene encoding GTP cyclohydrolase FolE2, whose amino-acid sequence is MPSSKKKPMYLHRTADGAAPRIQRGYDTKFKVTPAYRASLPDMMETAEAIPGAHVPIQQVGISNFKLPLKYRTKDGKTLTLETSVTGTVSLQAELKGINMSRIMRSFYDHKDEVTTGEWMGKILKSYLRKVESKAARLKIRFSYPMTQTSLRSGLDGFQFYDVAFEGVMTADGRYRRFIQFDFVYSSACPCSAELSEHARDQRGAYTVPHSQRSKARLLIEEVEGKKIWIEDIHALCVRALRTETQVMVKREDEQAFAELNGAHLKFVEDAARLLYAELAKDKRIADFQIACSHQESLHSHDAVSVICKGVPGGLAADFTEFGLLRC
- a CDS encoding SDR family oxidoreductase, with amino-acid sequence MKSPVILITGASQGIGAAIAKVFAKEMGKGARLALVARNARNLSTVARACAKAGATVEVFACDVTDEEAVSAMAAAVVKRFGVVDVLINNAGVFEAAAFTKTKVATFDRILAANLRSAFLVTQVFVPAMIAKKHGDVFFMSSIAGLEAYPNSAAYCAAKFGVTGLAKVLRAETREHGVRVCCVHPGATWSPSWSSSGVPEDRIMPAEDVARAFFDIYRLSRNTVIEEIVLRPQLGDL
- a CDS encoding mechanosensitive ion channel family protein is translated as MDNILPQLQLALARVITSLPAAIAIIIGAFILHFVLNRGLKLLADRTRLEHRDVAPFLKIGDWIITGATLVLLLGVFGFNLGGLWTMLTTVLAMVAIGFIAVWSVLSNWLCTLVILITRPFDIGDEVEFVGEEVRGRVVNLNFIFTTLQTEDSGVMQIPNNLFFQRVMKRRAPTLRSAHSLAEQLNKTDHARI